The genomic region TATTGATCACCGTCCTACTGGcattgattgttttatttatgtgtacAATGTCATGTCGTCTTTCCTGAAGCTAAACAGCTCAACTAACTTAGAAATATTCGCTCCACTTCTTTAAAGAGAAGACATAATTATACTGACTTAATTAAAGCAGGAAATGTAATTTGAAACATGATGATATGTCGCTTAGTCATTGTTCAGTACTCACAGAGAGGATTCCTGTCATCTGGGTGTAAAACAAGCTTGTCATGCCACCAAGCATGACCACACCCATGAGCGCTGAGAGTCGCAGGAGAGCCAGTTCATGACGTGTTGTAAACTTCTCCTAGGGGACAAGCACAGAATAGAAACCATTTGGTGTTAAATGTTCTTATCAAAGCTCCATGTAAGGACTTCATAgtaaaatattaacttttttaattGCTCTTCTGTTGAAGCTGATAGTGTAGACACCTACAGGAtgtgacaaaacatttaatgcCGCCACTGGGCCAATTTGTAACCTACGCTTTAAgataaagaaagtaaaacagtGAATATTTATACATGAAACTGTCTGAAATGCAGACTTCAAGCTGTAAAAACATCACACTCTTAAATGAGCGTACCTGGTCTAATCCCGTCAGCGGCTGAAAGTAATAGTACTGGCAAAAGTCCAACACCAAAGTGAACAAACTGAGGACCTGAGCGTagaaacagagctgcaggaagagCCAGTGGTTGTCCTCTCCAACACAATTATTGATcctggaaagaaaataaacctaATTTACTAAATGATCtaatattatttgcatttagaGTATGTTAGTATGGAGTGACTGATATGATATGAATTGGACTGGAGCAGAAAGTTTGCAAGTTTTGATGAAGTAAACAATGTTTTCACACAATTATGGGACGCCACAAAGTTCAAAGATCAAACAACACTGTAGGAAAATGGCTTTGAGGAATATTATTTCATGAACTAGGTGTactgttttgctgcttctgAACACAAGCATGCTGTCCGACAGGTTAATTCAGATGTCAGGTTCAGCTGTTGGCCTATACAGTGAACAATATGTCTGATATGTAAGCTAAGAACTTCAGAAAGGGTGTGCGAATCCTTACCAAGGACAGTGGTGGTCCATCCTGCGTACACAGTGACCACAGCGACTGCAGTGGTGGGACCTTTTAGGTCTCATTAAGTTGCACTTATTGCACAACTCCCACTGTTCTCGTTCTGTGACGTAAAGAAAAGTACAATTTGGGCCGTTTATTACCAACAGATATTAACAACTTTAAACCTATCTATTTCGTCTAAGAACATACGTGTATCCATACCAGAGTGAGGTATGTGGGGGTCCACAGGAAGACGGCCAGGATCTGCTGTGGAAGCTCTGAAGAGGGCCGCTATGCAGAGTGCTGACGCTATGTAATAACCTGAATGAATAACCACACTCAATTAAACCGCATGTTTAAATACTTGTGATTTACAGTGACAAGTATATTTGCTAATCTCTCGAGGAATTAATACAATGGAAAACAAGGATACTCACAAACAACTATGGCCCAGGGGATGTGGCCCTCATTGTAGTGGGGAAGCAGAACCAGTttaggaataaaaaaagagttgtAGAGCCATATCCCAAACACAATGCTGATGCACAGCCAGCCCATGGGGTCCACCACAAAGTGTAGTCGAAGCTTCATGGCTGCTGGCAAATCTACACCGTACCAAGCACATGGGTGAAACTCAAGGTGATGTTTGGTAAAGCAGGTACTCAGGCAGAAAGACAGGTAGTGTTGACCGAACTGGGCAGCTTCTTGATCGCCCTGCTCTCTCACACCCATGCTTCACAACCTATGACATTTATAGTGGCTGTTATCACACCGGTGTCGACCTATAATCCCCATTAGCTGCCACTAGTTTACAGTAATTTGAAACGTGTTACAAATGAATTATGTAGAGCAAAACAGTGACATGCTGCCTTTAACAAGCTGCTacacaaatgaagaaataaacactATTAATTGACAcagagtgatgttttttttttttcttaaacccCCCCACACAGGCCTAACAGTGTTATGAAGCAGGTGTCTTGTAAACAGCCGCAGCTTTAATGAACTCACAGCACAAACAGattttaacattagcattatCTGCTAACCTGACAGAGTCTAAGCAGCTGCCTGCTCCATCATTTATCCTGATaacactgacagctgtgataTAGGCTGGGCTGTTTAGCGTTAATATGATACCTAAATTCACCCGTATAACCTCATTTAGCTAATATACAAATTATCTAACACAAGGTATTTAGTCAGTCGtcattttatttcctgaaaaggaaaaaaaaacctacttTTTGTGGCTCTCCTGTTCAGTGCACGTATCAGTGGAGCTACTTCCTTATCCGAGCCTCTGTGGGCTGGACGGTCCAGTTATTTGTTACCTGCAATAATAAAACTCATTTCcggtttaaaaataaaacgtcCCATTGCTGAAAACTAGTAGATGTTAGTAATAGAGTAAAACGTTTTATCATGGTAAGTAGATCTCTAAATGTTGGTACATTTAACtagtttttttatatgtgaTTTGAAGACATTGTAGTTCGAAAATGTTTTGTCtataagaaaaggaaacaaataaagTATTTACTTATATGCGTAGTGGTATACTACAAATGAATTTAGTGAATTTTAAATACACTTAATGTGAtgttaaagctgttttcttttaagaaGCGCATGTTGGTGAGCTTTCAGCTGTGTGATTaacatttcttctgtgttttttttttttttttagcgcGACTTGGTGTTTTCTGTAAGATTTCCatatgatgataatgatggtTCCAGATATCCATTCATGCATTATCCGTTTGGTTATgatgggttttgttttgttttttttttatttaaaggtcaATATTCCCAGTTTCCTGTTTAAGCCTGGTTGTTTCCAGTGGCTTGATGCAGTAATTGTGGATGTGTGGGCGGTGGACTGTTGCAGCGCAGTGCACCACCATCAGCAGGGAAAACTGTCTGCTGCCGCCTTCTGGTCAAAAGTGGCTCATACCTTTAAAGGCAGCATGGTTTGGTcgtttatatattttattatttgtttatttaaggAAATGCGTACTTTGTGAGACTATTTTGCCCTTTTCAAAGCACGTGTgtaattcttttatttattaacgCTTTTTAAGGCTAACGGAAGTGACGTAATTGGACTTCCGCTAGCATTAGCGGCCGGTGTTTGTTGACAGCAGCGCCGCTTAGCATAACACTACTGTCGTAGTTTGATTGTGTTTTACCTGTTAAAATGGCATCCTCCAACTCATACAAACTCAGGTGTTCCATCCCCGGACACGAAATGGATGTTAGGGGACTCGCTACTGCTGTTTTTCCAGATGGAGCTTTTGTATCTGTGTCCAGAGACCGGACCGGAAGAGTCTGGGTACCAAACTCAAGGTAGCTAGCATTAGCATGCTACAGACTAACTAATTATGATGCTTAGCTAGGATTCATTTCAGTTTAAGTAACTCTGGcgagaaaatgagagaaagacgGTCAGGTAACAACACTAACTGAgcttatttattagttttagtttggCGTTTATTGTGGTAGCTAAGTGGATGCTAAACATATTGCTAACGTGTACTCAAATTAGCTTTGTCATTCGTTCAGCTGTAACTCTCGGTGTACTAGGATGTTCGAGTACAATACAGAGTAGTTTCACGTCTTTGGTCTGTCGGTTCATTCACTAAACCATTATATTAAAGCCAGGAAACCAATGTAATACCAGTTTCACACAAGTAATTATATTTACTTAATAAGTTTTTgctctttcctctcctcatgGCAGCCCAGACAAAGGCTTCACAGAAATGCACTGTATCTCTGGCCACTCAAATTTTGTATCCTGTGTGTGCATCATTGCACCCAGTGAAACATATCCTCGAGGACTTATTGCCACAGGTGGAAATGATAATAACATTTGCGTTTTCTCACTGGACCGACCACAACCCCTATTCACGCTGACGGGTCACAAAAATACAGGTGAGTTGTATTCTCTGTATACTGAGCATATCATCACTACCGTATAGTAAGTGACTCGTTTGCTCTGACCAAGTGTGTGATTCAAGCATTGTAACATTTGATCTCCACAGTTTGCACTCTGTCATCTGGGAAGTTTGGGACACTTTTGAGTGGCTCCTGGGACACCACAGCCAAAGTCTGGCTCAATGAGAAGTGCATGATGACCTTGCAGGTATGCTCTTAGAGGATGtcaaaaaatacttttctgaCACTGTCTGTGGTTGACATTTAGTACAATATGCTAAATTTTAACTATGCAATTATTAGAAGGAAAGCTATGACTAGAGATTGTGACAGagcttgttttttattttgctacaGGGCCACACTGCAGCAGTATGGGCAGTGGTCATATTACCTGAACAAGGCCTTATGCTATCTGGATCAGCAGATAAGACCATAAAGCTCTGGAAAGCTGGCAGATGTGAAAAGACATTTACAGGTGAGTATACTGACAAAGGAAAATAGATATTAATTTTTGATTTTGGATTACATCTATATAAATTCTAAATTCATCCTTTTAAACTATCCTACCACTTGCTCTCTAGATCCCATCCCCTCCACTCTCTTCAAACCACTGTACCCACATTAATCCTGCTATTACACATATCATTAACACAACTCTCACAACAGGCCCCTTTTCCAGCTCATTTAAGCAGGCCTAGATTGCCCCACTCCTTAAGAAACCTACTCTTGAAGAGCAGTCTTCAATCAACTGACTGACCACTTTTTTAGGAACGACCTtcttgatgtcaatcagtctgaCTTCAAGAATGCTCACTCCAGAGACACAGCACTCCTTAGTGGTGGGATGAGCTAGCCgtctctgcacgctcagcagcCTTACTCCCAATCCTTAAAAAATTACTCATGACTTAGAAGTCCAAAATATGTTCAGTATGGGACTGTACGGAGACTGTATAAGCCAAGAATACATGTGACTTTCTTTCGCTCTCATTCTAGGTCATGAGGACTGTGTACGGGGACTGGCGGTGATCAGCAACACTGAGTTTTTCTCCTGCAGCAATGACACCAGTATTAGAAGGTGGTTGGTGACAGGCGAATGTGTACAGGTCTATTACAGCCACACCAACTACATTTACAGCTTAGCCGTCTTCCCCAATAACCAAGGTTTGTTCATATATAAAGGCCAGTGAAGGGTCTGAGTTTGACACTTGtaatgtgtttgatttatttattatttccacaTGTATCTGTGTTCCTGCTGCTCCCGTCCTGTTGATTCTGACCATAGACTTTTTTTCCCTATCAGATTTCATAAGCACAGGAGAGGACAGGTCATTGAGGATATGGAGGAAGGGAGAGTGTGCTCAAACCATCCGCCTGCCTGCTCAGTCTGTCTGGTGCTGTTGTATTCTACCTAATGGAGATATAGCTGTTGGAGCCAGGTAACACAACTTCATTTGGAATTTTTCAAATCATGCcctttctgtgtttgtcacactataaatatttaaatgcctTATTCCACTACTATTAATTGCTTACATTTCTAACATTACACTACAACATCACAACATTACTTTTCATGTTTATATCAAATGAATGGAGATAGTAGTTAGCTTTGCGGGTTATGCACATATTTGTCCTCTGCCCACAGTGATGGTATAATTCGTGTGTTTACGGAAGCTGAGGATCGCATGGCTAGTGCAGAGGACCTACAGGCCTTTGAGGATGAGCTCTCTAAAGCCACCATTGATCCCAAGACAGGTGACCTTGGAGACATCAAAATGGAGGATCTTCCAGGAAGAGAACACCTTAATGAGCCTGGTAATCAAATAGACCAATATGCACAATATTTTACCATAAACAAATGAAGGTGCCTGGTGATCTCACAGTTCAGGTTGATAATGAAGTGCCATGCTATTTCTGCATCAAGgtggttttgtttgcttgttttttccaGGAAATCGTGATGGACAAACACGACTGATTAAAGATGGCCAAAACGTGGAGGCATATCAGTGGAGTGTCAGCGATGGCCGCTGGGTCAAAATCGGAGATGTGGTTGGAGGCTCAAACCAACAGACCTCCAAGAGTGTGATGTATGAAGGAAAAGTAAGGCCTTAAGATTTCTTTTATGGCACAAAATGCACACAAGCATGAGAACAGTGATGACTGAGCTGGTCTTCCTTCAGGAATATGACTATGTCTTCACCATTGACGTAAATGAGGGAGGGCCGTCCATGAAGCTGCCTTACAATGTGTCAGAAGACCCGTGGTTGACAGCACACAACTTCTTGCAGAAGAATGACCTCAGCCCCATGTTCCTCGACCAGGTTGCCAACTTTATCATAGAGAACACCAAAGGTCATGTGGTGGGACCAGCACAGTCTGCTAGTGGTGACCCTTTTACTGGTGAGGCCAAAATATAGTTCCTAGagcttgtttttctgcagcattaGATACAATTGTCTTAAGggtattttgtttctttatctgaCAGGAGGAGCTCGGTATATCCCTGGAGCCTCTGATGATAGGCCAAGTTTTGGAGCTGATCCCTTCACAGGTACAGTTTACCAAATGATTTTTCACAAACTTGACATTCGGAGATTATTTCGAAAttgtgtttctcctccacagGCTCTGGTCGCTACATCCCAAACTCTGGTTCAAACTCAAGTGCTCCAGCAGGTGTGGCAGATCCATTCACAGGTGAGGCACTTCCTGAAGAAAGCTctgatttttttctccatttaaacccaaagcaaagaaaaaccaAGACCCTTGAATAACTGAGATAATGAGGTCAAAAGGTTAATGTTAGGAATGAAGGAGATGATGAGGAATGAAATTATGACTTACATGTCTCAGTTGCATATCTCTATATGAAGGTTGAATATGTCAATTTTACTATGTTTCCGACCCTAATTTTGAACACTACTCACTGGTTCTTATTCCTTTCCTCCTATTTTGCAGGGGGAGGTGCCTACTCTTCAGCAGCCCTCAGACAAATGGCAACCAACATTTACTTTCCTAAGACTGATGGTGTGACCTTTGACCAAGCCAATACCTCGCAGATCATTGGTAAGCATTTTAAGAATGGCTTTGATGACATACCATTTCAACCTAAATAAAGCCGTGTTGATGTCCTTTTCAATTATGTAAAGAGCACCAAGTGATGCTGATGACCATCTAGTATTTGCCAAAGAAGATGAGAGAgcaagattttttatttaaaaacatgactaaaaacaagtcagaaaaaaataaaatgcatttttttgtattacGATATGAACCCTAAAATTGCTGCTGCACATACAAAAATATGTTCCATCTCAGTGATTTTCTCAATTCTACCAACTGACTTGAGATTCGTTTACCTCTTTTTAAGCGGCACAAATTAGGTGCTAGTTCTAGACTAGTTTCTTCAACTTGCACATCTTCTaataatttgtttgcttttctatGGGCTTCAGAGAAACTGTAAAGCCACGTCAGCATACATCTCTGATTTCTCAGCCACGCTAACACTTATCATACAAACAAGTACTACAGTGTCTCAGGCAAAAGAGACATTTATGAGTCTACACAGACATCCAAACCCTACTAATCCAATCCAGTGATGATGttcaaaaagaaatataattatCTAACATGTTTTGATTCTTACATACTGGACAAAGGTTAGTGTTGTTTGCCTTGCATTGCATTACCAACCATGCTAGTATCAATCACACTATAGTTAATCAAACTTAGTAAATGATACACCGATATTTATCTTTACAACAAAGCTTTAGTTGGTCTTGTTAGTTATCATAGTCCAACCCCCGGTCCCTGACGTAAGCAGTTCTTGGTCCTACACCAGAGAGAAGAGTGATGTCATTTTAGCTATGGAAAGACAAAGGACTGGTTTGAAATTAAGGTCTGGTTTCGAACTAGTCCGTGAACtggcaggtaaaaaaaaaggggtAATTGAGATCTTGGCGTGAGGATATTGTACTGAAACACCTTTTTACATGGGTCATTAATGTTTCCATTCTATGTGGAGAGTCTGTGacctgttcttttctctttttttttttttctcagccaAATTGAAAGAGCTGAATGGAGGTGCTCCTCAGGAGCACAAGCTCTCTGAGGAGGTTCTGGAAAGCCTTGAGGGGCTGCTTGTGGCCGTCTGCGGGTCAAACTCTGACAATTCTTTACCAACCATCCAACAAATCAACCTGCTGTGGAAAGCCTCTCACTGGCCTGAGGGTATAATATTTCAGCAAACccaatatttgatttaatatcATTGTTGTTGATATACAttgacaagaaaaacacaatgctACGGTTCTTCAGTTCATTGCTGTTCTCTCatcaaactttctttttctttatctagACATTGTATTTCCTGTCCTGGATATTATGAGGCTGGCAATACGCCACCCACACGTTAACCAGACCCTCTGTGGAGAGGCAGAGGGCGTGCAGCTATGCAACCACCTGCTGAACCTGATGAGGCCCGAGGGGCGTCCTGCCAACCAGATGCTGGCACTGCGGACTCTGTGTAACTGCTTTAGCGGCAGGCACGGACGAGCCCTCCTAATGACCCAGCGTGAAATGGTACTATCACGAGCCGCCGACCTGACGATTGTCTGCAATAAGAACATCCACATCGCCCTGGCCACTCTGGTCCTTAACTATGCTGGCTGCCTGCACAGCCAACCTGACCTTGAGGGCAAGGCCCAGTGCCTCTCTGTGGCCAGCAGAGCTCTGGAGACAGTACAAGACAAGGAGGCTGTGTTTAGGCTGCTGGTGTCCTTGGGAACTACTGTGGCCTCAGACCAGACAGCCCAGGACCTGGCTCGCTCCTTGGGAGTCAGCTCTCAGATTTCAAAGTACTCGTCTGTGTCTGACCCATCTAAAGTCGGCGAGTGTTGCCAGCTGGTTTTAAAAGAACTACAATGATGTGAATGAATAGAAAAAGAGCACTTATTTCTTACTATTACTCTGTTCTGCTTAATTGTGGTGGAGACTTAAATAATTGTAtgttctgaaataaaaaaaaaaaacctgacaaaTACAATCAGCATATGTGTCTATTCCTTGCAGGAAATGGGTGTATTTACCAGCGCGAAATCTGGTATTTCGTCTCACCAGGCgtaaactaactaaaaactataattaagtacaattttgaggtaTTTGCACTTGAGTACTTCTATTGTGTTACTTCagaggaaagtaaaaaaaaaaattacactaaTGTTCGGGgttttgacaaataaaatttgcaACGTTTTTGAAGTTATCTTAAATCAGTatgttacaaaaatgtaaagaaatctaaaatgtcTTCTTCCGAAATCTAGAGGCATGTAATCAGCAGCATCAAGTTTAATAGTCTTAAAAAATTTGGCATCAATGTAATCATAGTTAGTTTTTGCTTgggatttttattattttgacagTAAGTCGAACTGAAGCCCAGATAAATGGACCTCTTTGTAGAAACCTTGTGCACAATGAGGGTGTGGCAGATGATGCACATCCTGAGGTAGCTGAAAGctatataaaattaaatcagcCAAAGTCAGTCATAGTGCATGTGTACACTACCATCACCAAGTCCATCCTGAGTCAGTGCCAACGCCTCCCAATGTCAACAGCTGACTTCACTTCCAGCAGTGTGTGATTCACTTTGCTGAGAAGGTGAGCTGTTGTTTGTTCTAGGACTCTGTGTCTCTAAACATGCTAATCTGCTGTCTATATTTATGAACATTGTTCCATGACTTTCTGTGCATCTTGTGTTTATCTCACTTTGTATAAGATCctagtttttattcattaagttactacaacaaaaatgaaaagaaggtTGTGAAAGTCTTTCCAtagaacaacacaaaaatgtaacGCATAATagatacaaaataaataaatactataattaaatccatttaaaataaaatacaaatactgttttAACTGCGCTCTTCCAGGCGGAAGTACTTGTTCACAACATCCGGGTCATTGTTGGTTGGAAAAAATTGGCGGTTTGTGTTTCGCTGTTGCGTTTATTTCTTCGTGGCTGTAAAGTTAGTGAAATATACTTTTACAAATGTGACCTTGAGCGTAACGTTAACTGGAGCAGACGTTATAACACTTATACCCGTTTATTAGCAGTGTTTGTCAAGTAGATAACGAATTGCTAAATGCATACTGACAAACTGAAATCAACTTCGAAAGCTAAGTTAGCTAGGTAACAGCAACTTTGTAGCTCGCAGCTAGGCTAAAGCTAGCCGGGTAGCTGTTTAGTGCCAGCCTTCTTGACCACACAGCTTCTTAAATCTCGGAATAATGGCGAACCCAGCTTTGTTGCAGAAAAGAAACGGGAAATATCTATGGTTTTCTCTTCTCGGACTAGGATTTGAACCAGACACTGCAACGTCGTCGATCGCAGGAAAAACTAATATAAATGTTAAGCACATCAACCTTGGACCGTGAGTCTACTTTTATTGTGAACATTGTGATAAGGACACAGACATCAGCTCGTTGTATCAATGGCTGTACACAATTTTTAACGTAGTCTACTTTCCCTAACATACAGCTGtcatttaattgttgtttaaagTTATTGCATCTAACGATAATTCTCGTTATTGCTTACAGGAATATGTTTGATAAACCAAACAAAGATGCTTTTTACATAGTATCCCATTTCCTGTTGGAGAAGCTCAACCCGACACGATTTCATGAATCATTCAGGTAAAGCTAGACATGATCAACTATTGCTCTTCGTGTACAAGCTCGTCTACGACCCAGTGCGATAACATGTGATATTTGTTTATGGTTTAGGCATTGCTGGCCTGTTTTAAACCACAAAGCAGATGCTGAGTTCCGCAAAGTAACCTGTGCTTGGCTGCGAGAGATAATGGTAAGAattttccagtgttttaattttgtagTGAAACGtaaatagtttgtttattaCCCCCCAGATTGGAGTAGATGTACAAATACCCAGGAGTACACATGGACAAAGGActggaaatgcaacacagaggctgtttacagtaaatataataattaagtTCAAAGTAAGGGAGAGAACTGACTCTACTTCTTGAGGTAGCTTAGGCCCTTTAATCTGTGCAACATGATGTTACAtatcttttaccagtctgttgtatCCAGTGcaattttctttgctgctgtctgctaccccagcagacagcagcaaagcagcagacaacaaaaaactaaacaaacaaatcaggAAGGCTGGCGCTGTGCTTGGGCCTTTTACTGTAACCCTTGGAGCAGGTTGTTGAGAGCAGGATGCTGAACAAGCGATTGAACATCATGGAGACCAacacacatcctctccacagcctgctggtcaaacagtgaagcagctttagtcagagacttctctAGCACTGCTGTGATAAGGAAATGTACAAgaagtcattcctgccaacagccatcaccctGTATATAGTGActatattcagacagtggagagctTTGCTCCAACCTATTCAAACTAGCTAGTTacacattcattaattcattatattgtataatGGATGGTATTGCACATCATCTCAACATACAACTGCACAGCATGCTTAATGgttgcctgttttgttttgtagatttaactgtgtgcaaATTAACGTGCAATTTGATTTCTGtctatttctgttattttttcctGTGTATTCCTATTATcttctgtatgtatgtttctctgtgtaatggctactgcaacaccagCATTTCCCAAAGTATCCATCTAATGTAATCTAGTGATCATCATTTTAATCTGTTGTAAACTCCAGTCATGTCCCCACAAGTGGATTGCTCTAATTGTGCAAAGGTTATTGTATAAGGCAATATCCTTGTTTGCGCAACACTCCCCTGTTTTTCTAACTAGATTTGTATTCAGTTTGtatacaacaaaaaaacaacataaattcaCATATAAAGAAGGTATTCTGAGTTGtaatgatgacaaaaaaaatcacatcacatctatATATTGCAGTGTAACCTTTTTGAATTTAGGTGGGACCTTAGGTTGCGTGTAGAAGCCCTCACTCTCTCCAAAGGTTTTTGCCTTTTACTATTAGTTAAAAGGGAACTTatctaaaatgtaatttaattgaTAAGTTCTACTTTTAactggtctgttttttttttatgcaatacTACTTGatttattcatcttttaacGCTTTTTAGGATGAAACTGCAAATGCAGGATCTAAAGTGGTGGCATCCTTGTTTCTCTCCCCTGGAGGCCCCAAGTTTATCAGCTTGATGCTTAATTTGGCCAACCATGTCATGCTGCAGGAAATGAAGACATTCACCACAGGTAGGTCTCCATAGCAAATTATCTTTATTTAGTAGCCAATATGGAGTTGTCATGCAGAGAACTAATAAAAAATTTTGAATGTTATCATTGTCAGATGACAGCTGGGTACCTGAGGCTGCAGCAATGCCCGCTTCCTCACTGGACATGGCAGTGAAGAGACTCAACCTGATCAGTACCAGGTTTTTGAAGGTTGCCGTAGATCAGGATCGATTTCTCCATGAGTACCAGAGACGAGCCCAGTAAGTCCTTAGTTGTCCATTTTGGCAGCTGGCTAGCATATGACATATATACTTCAACTAAAATTGGCTTTCATTGGAAGCTTGCTACAGTAAATTTTATTCAAGTCACTTTTATTATCTGGTCATTTTAATGCTACTATTTCTTTCTATTATCTTCCCATATT from Anabas testudineus chromosome 18, fAnaTes1.2, whole genome shotgun sequence harbors:
- the zdhhc21 gene encoding palmitoyltransferase ZDHHC21; translation: MKLRLHFVVDPMGWLCISIVFGIWLYNSFFIPKLVLLPHYNEGHIPWAIVVCYYIASALCIAALFRASTADPGRLPVDPHIPHSEREQWELCNKCNLMRPKRSHHCSRCGHCVRRMDHHCPWINNCVGEDNHWLFLQLCFYAQVLSLFTLVLDFCQYYYFQPLTGLDQEKFTTRHELALLRLSALMGVVMLGGMTSLFYTQMTGILSDTTTIEKMAHFSNGLYGSKKSWQWALAEVCGTRWKLLWFLPLRSRQSLQASHHFRTPV
- the plaa gene encoding phospholipase A-2-activating protein, which produces MASSNSYKLRCSIPGHEMDVRGLATAVFPDGAFVSVSRDRTGRVWVPNSSPDKGFTEMHCISGHSNFVSCVCIIAPSETYPRGLIATGGNDNNICVFSLDRPQPLFTLTGHKNTVCTLSSGKFGTLLSGSWDTTAKVWLNEKCMMTLQGHTAAVWAVVILPEQGLMLSGSADKTIKLWKAGRCEKTFTGHEDCVRGLAVISNTEFFSCSNDTSIRRWLVTGECVQVYYSHTNYIYSLAVFPNNQDFISTGEDRSLRIWRKGECAQTIRLPAQSVWCCCILPNGDIAVGASDGIIRVFTEAEDRMASAEDLQAFEDELSKATIDPKTGDLGDIKMEDLPGREHLNEPGNRDGQTRLIKDGQNVEAYQWSVSDGRWVKIGDVVGGSNQQTSKSVMYEGKEYDYVFTIDVNEGGPSMKLPYNVSEDPWLTAHNFLQKNDLSPMFLDQVANFIIENTKGHVVGPAQSASGDPFTGGARYIPGASDDRPSFGADPFTGSGRYIPNSGSNSSAPAGVADPFTGGGAYSSAALRQMATNIYFPKTDGVTFDQANTSQIIAKLKELNGGAPQEHKLSEEVLESLEGLLVAVCGSNSDNSLPTIQQINLLWKASHWPEDIVFPVLDIMRLAIRHPHVNQTLCGEAEGVQLCNHLLNLMRPEGRPANQMLALRTLCNCFSGRHGRALLMTQREMVLSRAADLTIVCNKNIHIALATLVLNYAGCLHSQPDLEGKAQCLSVASRALETVQDKEAVFRLLVSLGTTVASDQTAQDLARSLGVSSQISKYSSVSDPSKVGECCQLVLKELQ